From a single Amphiprion ocellaris isolate individual 3 ecotype Okinawa chromosome 18, ASM2253959v1, whole genome shotgun sequence genomic region:
- the LOC111579684 gene encoding glucagon receptor-like — protein MERAHDIIAVIFLLFLKFPQFEMVTTGKVLEETYRKWVQYKDNCVKMIENEPLPEAGLFCNRTFDRYACWPDTPAGSMVNISCPLYLPWYDKVSQGVVRRRCGSDGLWEREQSGQVWRDMTQCEEEKEVISQELWFKQLMVTFRMLYTVGYSLSLSTLIMALIILLSFRKLHCTRNYIHANLFLSFILRAVAVMVKDNMLERHWGREIMKQTDVSEMLSHQAATGCRIAQVMMQYCVLANHYWFFGEAIYLYTVLIASVFIDNNKYLPYICLGWGTPLLFVVPWVVVKTLKENKECWAVNENMNYWWIIRFPVLFASLINFLIFMKILRVIFSKLRANNQSRYPDYKLRLAKATLTLIPLFGIHEVIFIFATDEQTTGILHYIKVFFTLFISSFQGFLVAVLYCYANKEVQTELKRKLRSWRTETEIVCCGP, from the exons ATGGAACGGGCACACGACATAATAGCTGTGATCTTCCTGCTGTTTCTCAAATTTCCTCAG TTTGAGATGGTCACTACTGGGAAAGTCTTAGAGGAGACTTACCGGAAATGGGTCCAGTATAAAGATAACTGTgtcaaaatgatagaaaatgagCCGCTGCCTGAAG CAGGCTTGTTCTGTAACAGGACTTTTGACAGATATGCCTGCTGGCCTGATACTCCTGCTGGAAGTATGGTCAACATCTCATGTCCTCTATACCTGCCCTGGTATGATAAAG TGTCTCAGGGTGTTGTACGTAGGCGATGTGGATCTGATGGCCTCTGGGAAAGAGAGCAGAGCGGACAAGTGTGGAGAGACATGACCCAGtgtgaggaggaaaaagaagtcATATCCCAAGAG TTGTGGTTCAAACAGTTGATGGTGACCTTCAGGATGTTGTACACCGTTGGCTATTCATTGTCCCTGTCCACCCTTATAATGGCTCTTATCATTCTTCTAAGCTTCAG GAAGCTGCATTGCACCAGAAACTACATTCATGCTAACCTCTTCCTGTCCTTCATCCTGCGAGCTGTTGCTGTCATGGTAAAGGACAATATGTTGGAACGCCACTGGGGAAGAGAAATCATGAAACAGACGGATGTGAGTGAGATGCTCAGTCATCAG GCTGCTACTGGCTGCAGGATAGCACAGGTCATGATGCAGTACTGCGTCCTGGCCAATCACTACTGGTTCTTTGGAGAGGCAATTTATTTGTACACAGTGCTTATTGCGTCCGTGTTTATTGACAACAACAAATACCTTCCGTACATCTGTCTCGGCTGGG GAACTCCACTGCTATTTGTGGTTCCCTGGGTGGTGGTgaagacactgaaagaaaataaaga GTGTTGGGCTGTCAATGAAAACATGAACTACTGGTGGATTATTCGATTTCCAGTTCTTTTTGCTTCACTC ATCAACTTTTTGATTTTCATGAAGATCCTGAGGGTCATATTTTCCAAATTACGCGCCAACAACCAGAGTCGATACCCTGATTACAAACTTCG GCTCGCCAAGGCCACTCTTACCCTCATTCCTCTGTTTGGAATTCATGAGGTAATTTTCATTTTCGCCACAGACGAGCAGACAACAGGCATTCTGCACTACATTAAAGTGTTCTTCACCCTGTTCATCAGTTCATTCCAG